A single region of the Ficedula albicollis isolate OC2 chromosome 11, FicAlb1.5, whole genome shotgun sequence genome encodes:
- the NUDT19 gene encoding nucleoside diphosphate-linked moiety X motif 19 codes for MTFAVSMACCGIEIRRFQRGQLADRLRAPRELRDIHTSRCGKYTPCWAPPASASSPKPRLPKPLKAIASLLPATAALNPPYLLKLQPSEGTATHRLRGAEPGGRRYDTAFYLCCLPERPPHVSQDDQEVTAVLWSSPPEAIERFKSQEIWFPPPQFYEFCRLCNFSSLGELQKFSSERALEGCERWMPVMLSAADGFVQLLPGDELYPEDPDYTGEKKMMMSTDKKLEDLMKEGGIFHRIVIKNINNLAVYVNIEAKYKHINPLMMKCDNSDYNSRL; via the exons ATGACTTTTGCTGTCAGCATGGCTTGCTGTGGAATTGAGATAAGGAGATTTCAGCGAGGCCAGCTGGCGG ACAGGCTCCGGGCTCCGAGGGAGCTCCGGGACATTCACACCTCGCGGTGCGGTAAATACACTCCGTGCTGGGCGCCCCCGGCAAGCGCGAGCTCGCCCAAGCCACGGCTTCCCAAGCCACTTAAAGCCATCGCCTCGCTTCTCCCGGCCACCGCTGCCTTAAACCCTCCGTATCTCCTTAAGCTCCAGCCCTCCGAGGGCACCGCTACTCACCGGCTCAGGGGGGCTGAG cccggcggccgCCGCTATGACACGGCTTTCTACCTGTGCTGCCTGCCGGAGCGGCCGCCCCACGTGTCGCAGGACGACCAGGAGGTGACAGCCGTGCTG TGGTCATCACCTCCAGAAGCCATCGAACGCTTTAAGTCTCAAGAGATCTGGTTTCCTCCACCTCAGTTTTATGAATTCTGCAGGCTGTGCAACTTCTCTtccctgggggagctgcagaagTTCAGCTCCGAACGCGCTCTCGAGGGCTGTGAGCGCTGGATGCCGGTgatgctgagtgctgcagaTGGATTcgtccagctgctgccag GAGATGAGTTATATCCAGAAGATCCAGATTAtactggagaaaagaaaatgatgaTGTCAACAGATAAAAAGCTTGAAGATCTCATGAAAGAGGGAGGGATATTTCACAGGATAGTAATAAAAAACATCAACAATCTTGCTGTTTATGTTAATATTGAAGCAAAATATAAGCATATAAATCCACTGATGATGAAGTGTGATAATTCAGATTACAATAGCAGATTATAA
- the RGS9BP gene encoding regulator of G-protein signaling 9-binding protein: MVKEECKALLDALNKVTACYRHMVLTIGGTSDSQNLREELKKTRQKAQELAVANRNKLTTVLKDKTVSKEDKAEFERLWVIFSTCLEILEIDMRRALELGHEFPLNVPKKHLIQTGMSGGTSGVAARAMSVQNMKYEAEHNIDVVDLKDLENEINQVGEMMYEMEMKVNVPQWTVEAKQDPGAELKSTISVGASSIGMISVEENKSFCDISKVLAGIIFTAVLIIAIVLAVCVVKLS, from the coding sequence ATGGTGAAGGAGGAGTGCAAGGCGCTGCTGGACGCGCTCAACAAGGTGACCGCCTGCTACCGGCACATGGTGCTGACCATCGGCGGCACCTCGGACTCCCAGAACCTGCGGGAGGAGCTCAAGAAAACCCGGCAGAAAGCTCAGGAGCTGGCGGTGGCCAACAGGAACAAGCTCACCACGGTCCTGAAGGACAAAACCGTGAGTAAGGAAGATAAAGCCGAGTTCGAGAGGCTATGGGTGATTTTCTCCACGTGCCTAGAGATCCTGGAGATCGACATGAggagagccctggagctgggccaCGAGTTCCCGCTGAACGTCCCCAAAAAACACCTGATCCAGACGGGCATGAGCGGGGGAACCTCCGGCGTGGCCGCCCGCGCCATGAGCGTCCAGAACATGAAATACGAGGCTGAGCACAACATAGACGTGGTGGATTTGAAAGACCTCGAGAACGAGATCAACCAGGTAGGAGAGATGATGTACGAGATGGAGATGAAGGTCAATGTCCCCCAGTGGACAGTAGAGGCTAAGCAAGACCCAGGGGCTGAACTGAAATCCACCATCAGCGTGGGCGCTTCCTCTATCGGCATGATCTCTgtggaggaaaataaatccttctgCGATATCAGCAAGGTTCTAGCTGGGattattttcactgctgtgctcATTATCGCTATTGTCCTGGCAGTGTGTGTGGTAAAACTGTCTTAG